The sequence CCAGCATAGGTTATTCAAAGAAAAGAATTGTCAATTTTTTTAGCTTGCTCATAGCGGGCTTTTTTGTACGAAAACCGACTGCGATTGTTTTTGTTTTTCAAAGGGATACACAAAAAAGACTGAACCCGTAGAGTTCAGTCTTTGTTCACTTTCTATTAAAGTGATGTAAGGAAAGTCAATCCCCCTAGGATGACACCTGCCGAATTCGGAATGATCAAAATCCAGTCTTTTTTAGGTTCCTTTGTCCAACCATAAATGACCCAGATCAAGCAAGAAATAGCAGCTGACAAGGGTTGGAAAGGTTGGGCCTTATTTCCCTGTAAATTAGCAATAATTTGTGGGATGTAGGCAATGAAAACGATAATCCCAATAAAGGCACCGATCGAGCCAACGATTTGGTTGATTTTTTGTTTATTCATAAAATTTTACCTCTGTGTATCAAAATAGCATAAGTGGGAAGAAAATGCAATTAATTTGCATGCTACGCAAAATGAAAACGATCACATTTGCAAAAGAATTAGACAAAGTGTCAAAAAATGGCAACTAGAGAGAAAATTCACTCGAAAAGAAATCCATCTTCCTGCAAAATCACAAGATTGTGACACTTTACAGTTTAGTAACATTTGAAAAAAGTACTTGAATTTTAAGAGGGCAAGCGTTAGAATAGTGCGTACTTAAAAAACGAAAGGTATCATGAAAATGAATGAAAAACAAATGAAAATTCTTGGTTGGGTTGCGACCTTTATGTCTGTGATGATGTATGTCTCTTACTTCCCACAAATTATAGATAATCTCGCTGGTCACAAAGGAAACTTTATTCAACCTCTTGTCGCAGCCATCAACTGTAGTCTTTGGGTCTATTATGGACTTTTCAAAAAAGAACGCGATATCCCACTTGCTGCAGCCAATGCTCCAGGGATCATCTTTGGTTTGATCACAGCCATCACAGCCTTGTAATCAATGAAAGAGAGAGTGGGACAGAAATTGGTAATTCGTTAGAATTCGATTTCGTAGTCCCACCTCCGCACAGTTGAGTAGGGCTGTAAAAGCTGATGAAATCAGCGTAGTAGAGCCCACTCAACCACTGCGTCTTGCTCGACAATCTAAAGACAATTGAGAGGCCAGGACTTTTGTCCCAGCCTCTTTTTTATAACTTCACTCATTTCCATGGTATAATGGGAGGACTATTCATAGAGAAGATCAAAAGGAGACACGAGTGGATCAAAAACATCACTGCCAAGTCCTATGGGCGAAAAATAAATACCTGGTGCTGAGTCATTCCAGCAACATTTACAAGGAGATCCGGGAATACCTCAAGCAAGACCAGGTGGAGGTCAGCCACGTCGAAGGCTTGATCCAGCAAGCACTGGCCTTGCCAGAAAATCGTGGTCAGGTCTCCAATGCCTTCCAGCATATCTGGGGATATTTCAAAAAGCAGGCGACTCCTGAGGAAAAGGCCGACTTCATGCTGCTACTTGAGAAATACCAGCATGGGCAAGCTAGACAAGAGGATCTCATCAAGGGGATCCAAACGCTCCTAGAGCGCTACCCCAATCGCTATTTGCAAGAGTCGACACTACTAGGAGGTCAATAGATGAGACTGTGGCACCAAGATTTGATCTCAAAACTCCCCCGTCCCCAGCTTCTCGGCCAACACCGGGAATGCTGTGCCCTTCGAGGCAATGGCTGGGGCAAGAAGCACGCGACGGTCAACTATGTCTTTGACTACTCGCCCTATCGCCTCTATGCCTATCACCGCCTGATCATGGAGGAGATGACTGCACGTGGCTACAAGGTCAGCCCAGAGTGGTGGGAGCCGACCTATCGAGGCAAGACCTGCCCAGCTTATCCAGAGCTAGAAGAGGAAGTCTTGAGCAACCCCATCTATCCTGAGCACCAGGCTACTTATCTCCAAGAATGCTTAGACAATCTAGCAGAAAAAGGGATCCAACTATACTAAGAAAAAACGAATCAGACCAGGTTCGTTTTTTTGCGCGAAAAACCAACAAAATGCTTTGAAAGCGTTAATTTCTTTTCCAAACATGCTATAATAATAGGAGATTATGCACAGGAAAAGGATAGACGGATGAAGGCAGTAGCAACTCCAGAACTTGAGATTGAAAGACCAAGTACAATCGGAGTAGCACAGCTTTAATAGGATGATGATATGAGAAAAGGGAAAGAATTTACAGAAATGACGAGGGTTCAAATTCCAGCAGCATTGCATCTCATGCGTATGGGCTATACCTATCTTCCTTGCAAAGGGAAGGAAATTGCAGAAAGAGATCCAGAGACGAATATTCTGGTATCTATTTTTAGAGAGCAATTTTTGAAGTTCAATAATTACGCAAATGATGTGGATGTTGAACGAGAGCTAAGTAATATCAAGTTGGAACTAGACCAAAATGATCTGGGACGGGCTTTTTACAAACGAATCATCGGAGAAACAAGTGCGACCTATATTGACTGGGAACATCCTGAAGCAAACACCTTTCATGTAGCGCTTGAAGTTACATATAAGAATGGCCGGGATGAATTTCGTCCGGACCTCGTTGTATTTATCAACGGCATACCTATTTCTTATATTGAAGTTAAACAGCCCAATGCTATCCGAGATGGAAAGACAGGAGTTCACTCAGAGCAAGACAGAACAAAACAACGTTTTGAAAATCGCAAGTTCCGACGCTTTAACAATATCACCCAGTTGATAGCTCTCTCTGACAACTTGCCATATATCAGTGGACAAGGGCAGCAAAAACAAGGTTCTTATTATGGTTCGAATGCCTATTCAAAAACCAAGTTTAATGCCTTCAAGGAAGAAAGAAAAAAAGATTTCCGTCATTCCTTTGCTATGTTAACTGAGGAGCAAATAGACTTCGTCTTAAATGACATGAACCACTTTGCCCTCAAATCTCAACCAGAGTTTACAACAAACCTAAAGCCTGATACACCTTGTAATGCCTTTCTATCTTCTTTGTACCAGAAGGAACGCTTGCTATTTATGCTTCGTTTTGGCCTAGTCTATGTCGAAGAACAAAGTAAGGATGGGCAGATGCAATTGCAGAAGCACGTCATGCGCTATCCTCAGTATTTTGCTACACGTGCCATCGAAGAAACAATCGCAAAAGGTGTCAAGAAGGGCGTTATCTGGCATACACAAGGTTCAGGTAAGACTGCCTTGGCTTTCTTCAATATTCGCTATCTGACTAATTATTTTTCAAAAGAGGGAATCGTTCCTCAGTTTTACTTTGTCGTGGATCGTTTGGACCTGGCAGACCAAGCCTTTAAGGAATTTACCAAACGAGGGCTCAAGGTGAAGCGCATCAACAACCCTCGAGAACTCAATCAAAAACAAGACGGCTATGATGTGGCTGTGGTCAATATCCAGAAATTTAAGGATGATTCAGACCTGACCGACCGCTCTGGCTATGACCTCAATTGTCAAAATGTCTATTTTATCGATGAAGCCCACCGTTCATACAATGAACGTGGTTCCTACCTGCCAAACCTCTATCAGGCAGATACCAAGGCTATTAAAATTGCCTTGACCGGAACGCCATTGATCACATATAAGAAAGATGGTAAGACCAAGGAAAGTCATGCGACCACGCGTGATATCTTTGGAGATTATATCCACAAATACTATTACAACCAGTCTATCGATGACGGCTTTACCCTACGCTTGATGCGAGAAGATATCGAGACTTCTTATAAAGATAATCTCAGATCTATCAACGAAGAAATCCAACGTGGCGATCTATCCAAGGAAGACATCTTTGCTCATCCCCACTATGTAGAGCCTATGCTGGACTTTATCATCGAGGACTTTAATAGAGCGCGTAATGTAATTTTCGATGATCAGACCATCGGTGGTATGATTGTCTGTGATTCGTCCAAGCAGGCGCGTGAGCTTGAAAAACAATTAGAAGAACGTCGTCAAGCTGGTTCAACAAACTTGACCTCAGCTCTCATCCTTCACGATGAGGGAGACAAGGAAGAGAAGAAGGACAAGGTAGATGCCTATAAGGAAGGTAAGATTGACCTCGTTATCGTCTTCTCCATGCTCCTTACAGGATTTGATGCGCCTCGTCTCAAACGCCTCTACCTAGGGCGCAAGATTAAAGCTCACAATCTTTTGCAAACTCTAACCCGTGTTAATCGTCCCTACAAGGACTATCTCTTTGGTTATGTCATTGACTTTGCTGATATTTCCAAGGAGTTTGACAAGACTAATCGTGCCTATCTGGAAGAACTCAATCAAGAGTATGATACGACCCTGACAGGGGAAAATGGTGAGGATGTTTTTGGTTCGCTCTTCGTGTCGGCAGATGAAATTTCTCAAGAGTTGAGCAAGACCGAGCAAATCTTGCTTGACTATCCAACGGATAATCTAGAGTATTTCTCCCAAGCCATCAATGACATCAAGGATAGAAAGCAATTGATTGATTTACGAAAAGCCTTGGAGTCTGTCAAGCAGTACTACAATATTGCCCGTCTTCTTGGCTACCATCACTTGCTCAATCAGATTGATATTTCTCAGATTTCAATCTTGCTTAACATTCTCACTAGACGTATGCTGACACTGTCTCTGATCGATAAACCAGACGACTTCTCTAGTCGGACTCTTTTAAATCTTGCCATGTCTGAAACTAGCTTTAGCTTTGTCAAGATTGCAGAAGAAGAGCTCCGTCTAGCAGCCAATGACCTAGAAGATTGGAGACGTCGAGTTGCAAGTGGTATTAAGAACCAACGGGATGAAAAGGATCCGGAGTGGGTCTCTCTATACGAAGAATTCCAGCGGATCATGCAAAAACATTACATTCATGGGCAAGAAGGTTTTACCATGGAAAATATCAAGGAAACTCAAAAAGACTATGAAGAACTCTTTAAATCCGTGGAGGACTATCATACTCGTATGAGACGCCTAACCATGAACTTTGATGGGGACGAAATGGCAGCTCGTTCATACAAGCATGTGACCAACTCGACTATGGTCAATGAATTTCTAGCTATTTACCATGTTATCAAAGATTCTAAGGTTAAATTAGACCATAGAATCGGTCAAAACCAAGGAGTTTTAGATAATGAGGAATATTTAAAGCGA comes from Streptococcus parasanguinis ATCC 15912 and encodes:
- a CDS encoding SemiSWEET family transporter, encoding MNKQKINQIVGSIGAFIGIIVFIAYIPQIIANLQGNKAQPFQPLSAAISCLIWVIYGWTKEPKKDWILIIPNSAGVILGGLTFLTSL
- a CDS encoding SemiSWEET family transporter, translating into MNEKQMKILGWVATFMSVMMYVSYFPQIIDNLAGHKGNFIQPLVAAINCSLWVYYGLFKKERDIPLAAANAPGIIFGLITAITAL
- a CDS encoding YbgA family protein translates to MDQKHHCQVLWAKNKYLVLSHSSNIYKEIREYLKQDQVEVSHVEGLIQQALALPENRGQVSNAFQHIWGYFKKQATPEEKADFMLLLEKYQHGQARQEDLIKGIQTLLERYPNRYLQESTLLGGQ
- a CDS encoding TIGR02328 family protein, which codes for MRLWHQDLISKLPRPQLLGQHRECCALRGNGWGKKHATVNYVFDYSPYRLYAYHRLIMEEMTARGYKVSPEWWEPTYRGKTCPAYPELEEEVLSNPIYPEHQATYLQECLDNLAEKGIQLY
- a CDS encoding type I restriction endonuclease, translating into MRKGKEFTEMTRVQIPAALHLMRMGYTYLPCKGKEIAERDPETNILVSIFREQFLKFNNYANDVDVERELSNIKLELDQNDLGRAFYKRIIGETSATYIDWEHPEANTFHVALEVTYKNGRDEFRPDLVVFINGIPISYIEVKQPNAIRDGKTGVHSEQDRTKQRFENRKFRRFNNITQLIALSDNLPYISGQGQQKQGSYYGSNAYSKTKFNAFKEERKKDFRHSFAMLTEEQIDFVLNDMNHFALKSQPEFTTNLKPDTPCNAFLSSLYQKERLLFMLRFGLVYVEEQSKDGQMQLQKHVMRYPQYFATRAIEETIAKGVKKGVIWHTQGSGKTALAFFNIRYLTNYFSKEGIVPQFYFVVDRLDLADQAFKEFTKRGLKVKRINNPRELNQKQDGYDVAVVNIQKFKDDSDLTDRSGYDLNCQNVYFIDEAHRSYNERGSYLPNLYQADTKAIKIALTGTPLITYKKDGKTKESHATTRDIFGDYIHKYYYNQSIDDGFTLRLMREDIETSYKDNLRSINEEIQRGDLSKEDIFAHPHYVEPMLDFIIEDFNRARNVIFDDQTIGGMIVCDSSKQARELEKQLEERRQAGSTNLTSALILHDEGDKEEKKDKVDAYKEGKIDLVIVFSMLLTGFDAPRLKRLYLGRKIKAHNLLQTLTRVNRPYKDYLFGYVIDFADISKEFDKTNRAYLEELNQEYDTTLTGENGEDVFGSLFVSADEISQELSKTEQILLDYPTDNLEYFSQAINDIKDRKQLIDLRKALESVKQYYNIARLLGYHHLLNQIDISQISILLNILTRRMLTLSLIDKPDDFSSRTLLNLAMSETSFSFVKIAEEELRLAANDLEDWRRRVASGIKNQRDEKDPEWVSLYEEFQRIMQKHYIHGQEGFTMENIKETQKDYEELFKSVEDYHTRMRRLTMNFDGDEMAARSYKHVTNSTMVNEFLAIYHVIKDSKVKLDHRIGQNQGVLDNEEYLKRMIREQARKEMKKNQSASNMTKQDFDRLVQSLFEEYEEEYQH